The sequence below is a genomic window from Acetivibrio clariflavus DSM 19732.
TGAATTCCTTCTTTTACAGTAAAAATATATTGCATTAACATCACCCTCCTGCAATGTATTGTAAAAAAAATATTCCTACTGTAAAGTGAAAATATTTTTTCACATTGCGAGAGGATTAAAACATTTTTCAACTATTTTAATGTGATAAAATCACGGTAGATTTACCTGTATTAAAATGAAAATTTACACTATACTTTTCAAGCCATTTGCCCAATGAGGTATGGGAAAAGACCTTAGAAAACGGATAGATTAAAAAAATGGTTTTACTTGATGATGGTATTTTGTTTGAAAATATCAAATGCAGAAAAACCATTACCAATTACAAGAAGGAAGAATATACCCAAGAAGCCCTAAAATCAAGAGGTTGGAAAAAGGTTTAAGTTAATATAATCCGTAAAAATGAATCTGTTTTTGTGGTGTTTTGTCTTTTTTAACCGTTTTGGCAAATTCCAGTTGGTTGTAAAGCCAGTAGACCACATGTAATGAGGATTTTGTAAGGATGATTTTATTCAGAAAGGATTTTTAATAATGGAAAATTTAGAAATATGCTTTGATTTTAAAACATCAAATTTTGAGTTAATGAAAAGGCTTGAAGAATTTTGTGGTGAACTTGAATTATCACCAAATGAAGTGATTGAAATTGCCATTGACAGTTTTTTAAATGATTTTAATGAAATAATAGCACTTTGGACTTGTAGAAAGGCTCTAATTAAAAGACCATACGTAAAGCCAAAGCCTGGAGATGTTTTTTAATACATTTTAAATTATTGCAATTTGTAAAAAGGATTCTGTTGCTGTTCCAATTCAGAGCGTAAAGGCGGTTTGGTTTTGTCCGTTTGCCTGTAGAGCCTGAATGGGGCATGTAGTAAGGACTTTGTAAATATTGCGGTTACTGGTTTTGTAAGGCTTATTGTTTTTGTGTCGGTCAATAGTAGTAAAGAAATTGTGTCCAAGCGGAGCAGTACAGTAAATTTTAAATTAGGCTCGTGAAGCCATATTCACGTAATTTGTCACATAAAAAATAGACAGGTTTACAACTCCCTTGCAGGGTCGAAAGGCTTAATGCTCATAAAGTGCGGTTGCCGATAGGTTTTGTGGAGACATGAGAAAAGGAGAGGATATTTATATACGAGAAAAGAAAAACAGCTTTTATTGGGATTGACATGCATAAAGATATTCATGTTGCAGTTGTAATAGATTGCTGGACTAATATTTTAGGTGAAATTACTTTTGAAAACAGACCTTCAAAATTTGATAAATTCATGCAGGATGTCAAAAAGATTTAACCCCATGTTTCGGGCTTGAAGATACCAGAGGATTCGGAAGGAATTTTGCTTCTTACCTTTTAGTGCATAAATTTACTGTAAAACATGTAAACCCTGCTTATACTGATTCCATGTGGTCGAGTGCCCCAATGAGTAAAAAAATTGATTCGTTTGATGCGTTTTGTGTTGCCAAGGTTTTGCGTGATATGGTCGATACTTTGCCAGATGAAGAACATAATGACTTACATTGGACTATTCGCCAACTTGTGAAACGCAGGAACAGCCTTGTTAAAGGGATTGTTGTTGCCAAGAATCAGTTGAATTCCAATTTAACAAATGTCTATCCAAGTTACAAAAAATATTTTTGTGATGTGGACAATAAAACAGCCTTGTTATTTTGGGAGAAGTACCCATACCCACAGTATTTAAAGGGTATAAAGCCGGAAACGCTTTTAGAGGAATTAAGGACAATACATAAAGGAATGAAGCAGGAATAGGCAGAAATGATATTGACATTATCGGAGCAGAATAGCCCTAAAGAAAAGGAATTCCAGACCGAAAGAGACTTGATTATTAAAAGCCTTGTAAGGGAAATACGGTTTAAAAAGCAGGAAAATGAGGACATTGATAATGAATTGAAACTGCTTGTTGATTTGACAGGGTATAAACTGCAAACAATGCCCGGAATTAACTTGATTACTGCGGCAAATATTATTTCCGAAATTGGCAATATTGAAAGGTTTCCGAATTCTGATAAATTAGCCCAGTTTTGCGGTGTATGTCCGGTTAATTTCAGTTCGGCAGGAAAAGCAAAGACCAAAAGAGCAGGCAAGGGAACAGGGTTTTAAATGCTATATTTCACTTTTTGGCTATTCAGTTGGTGCAAATATCACCAAACGGAAAGCCAAGGCATCCAGTATTTAGAGAATATTTTGAGGGTAAAATTAAAGAAGGTAAAACGAAGCCCCAAGCCCTTGTTTGTGTGTCTCGCAGGGCTGTTAGAATTATTTATGGCATGATGAAGTCAAAGACGGAATACAAGCCGTTTGAGAAGGTTCAAGAAGTAAAGGAAATACAGGAATAAAGAGTATTTCAATTGTAAAAATGATATGGTAAAATATTAAAAAAAGCCTTTATTGATAGGGTTTATATACTGTTTGTTTTTTTGAGGGAGTTAAAAGCAAACGGAGTAGTTTATAGTTACTGACTTCAATAATGCGGGAGTTGGTGGGGGGTAAAAATACTTATTCACCAATAGAATATAATGGAACAGTCAAAGTAAACAATAAAGTTAGAGATGTTAGTAGAAAAATATATCAAAGAAGTGACATTGACTGGAATTATGTTGACCCTGATACTGGATTAACCAATCTTCAAAGAGCTGCAAAAGGAAGACCCCCAATAGGACCTGATGGTAAACCAGTAGAATTACATCACTTAATACAACAAGAATCTGGTCCAATGGTAGAAATTTTACAGTCATCCCATGATTAATATGCCAAAGCTTTGCATGGCTTAGTTGAAGATGGAGCAAGCTTTAGAAATAATCCAATCCTTGATAAACAATATAACAACTTTAGGAAAGGATATTGGAAATGGAGATCAAAGCAAATAACGGAAGGTGGTAACAGATAATGGATTACAAAGAAAAGATTCTAAGATTAATACAAGACTATGGCGAAGAAGATGATTTTACAGGTGGCTCAAATAGTGCTGACATACTTAAAGTTGAAGAAATGTTAGGGCTTAAACTTCCAAAAAGCTATAAATGGTTTATTGAAAATTATGGTCATGGGGGCATTAACGGTGTAGAAGTATACGGTATATCAAAAGCAGATATCCCTTCATGTGTAAGGCATACAAACAACTATAGACAGTACGGATTACCAGTAGACCTTGTTGTAATAGAAAATTGTGACGAATGGCTATACTGCATAGATACTGGAAAAATGGTTGATGATGAATGTCCAATAGTGCGCTGGGATAAAAATAGTAAATCTACATTTTTAAGCTTTAACAATTTTTACGAATATTTATATAACAGATTTAATGATAATATTGATTGATGCTTAGCTATTAAAGCCGGATTCAGAAATGTTTCCGGCTCTAATTTTATCTTTAGTCTTAAGCTGGTTATTCCTTAAATGTTTTGATAAAATAGAGCTAAATAAATGCAAGCGTCAAACAGGCCCGCACATGAATGACACAATCATTAATCATGACCACCCGTAAAACGGGTGGTTTGCTCAGCCCTATAAGGGCGTGTTACCGGCCAGCGCCTAAAGACGCTGGCTTTCACTTCGTTCAAGCCACTTTGCCTTTGTCACTTTTGCAGTCCCTAAAGGGACGAACTTATTACCAACTACCCCTTAAAGGGGTCTTCATACTCTTTCACACTTAACTTATCTATCATTATGTCATGTTTATATTGCTCTTGTATGTATTTCTTAATTGTTGCTTCATTTAGTCCTACTGTACTTACATAGTATCCTTCCGCCCAAAAGTGTCTGTTCCCAAACTTATATTTTAAGTTTGCATGTCTATCAAATATCATAAGTGCACTTTTCCCTTTCAAGTATCCCATAAAGCTTGATACACTCATTTTGGGTGGTATGCTTACTAACATATGTATATGGTCTGGCATCAAATGTCCTTCTATTATCTCGACTCCTTTATATTTGCATAGTTGTTTTATTATTTCCCTTATACTTTGTTTGTATTGATTATAAATTATTTTTCGTCTATACTTAGGTGTAAATACTATATGATATTTACACATCCATTTAGTTCGTGCTAAACTGTGTTCTTTGTTTGCCATTAAAATCACCTTTCCTTTTGTTATTATAGTAGCTTGAACAACTCTATTATAACGGAAAGGTGATTTTTTTGTATAACTCCTGTCTCGCACCCGCATAGCGGGTGGTTTTTTGATTCACACGCTTTGCGTGTGAATCAGGCTAAAGCCAATAATAAAAATGGTTGAAAAAGTTTTGTAAATCAATAAAACTTTTTCAACCAAAACTTAATCTTTAATTTTTACAACCTATGTGCATCTAAATTAAGTTGGGTCTCTTTCCGCCTAACCATTCATTGAAAGCATTGGCAATTTCCATCCTGAACTCTTCATCTGACAAACCAAGAGATGTTCCAAGTTCATATGCCTGATCTACAGTATCAGCAAATCTTTCCGCTAATTCGCTGTTCTCATGCCCCATATGGAGAAAATGTTCTATTACATAACCAGAATAATCCAAATCAAAAAAAATAACGTTCTATTTCACCATTAATAAAATCCGTGATAAATTTGATCATAAATATCATATGTTTTCCAACTTTCATTCGTCTTCCTCCCAGGCATATTTCTCAGGCTCTGTTCTTTTGGATTGCGGTATAAACACCTTAGTAGGTATTTTCATGCTACCAGGCAGAAAATCAGTAAGTTTCAACTAGGCTGTAATACACCGCGCTCGCTCTCGCACCACCTGGCGTATTACTGAAAAGCCAATTCTTCCGTCCGATTACGAAAGGCTTTATACTTCGCTCTGCACGGTTATTTGATATCTCCAATCGTCCATCCAGTATATACCTCTCAAGATATTTTCGCTGGGACTGCGCATATTGTACTGCTTTACCCAGATGGGTTTTGGGTAGTACCTTTAATTTTTTTATCCAATCATAAAATTCATCTATGATAGGCTTTGATTATTTGACATTGTCTGCCTTGATATCTCAATGCCATTTTGTTTCCATTCCTGCTCCTGACGATATAAGGGAGACCCCATCATGAATTTTTGTGTAGCTATATGGGCAATTGTCTCAGGTGATGCAAAACTTCCCTTTATGACCGGTTCCGGTATATCTGCCTTTACAATGGGAGTATGGTCTGAAGTTTCTTCACAGTTCCGGCATGAATAAACATGCCTAATATGACGCACTATTACCGCTTTTGCCGGAATAATCTTCAACTCATCACGAGTTTCCTTTCCCATTGTATGCAATTCACTACCGCATTCCAGGCAAATACATTCCTTTTCGGGTAACTTGTGCTCTATTACCTCCACCGGTAAATCTTCAGGAAGTTTATCTGTTGTTATACGTGTTCTCTTACAGTAATGAACTTTTACTTCTATCCTTTCTTGCTCGGTAATAGCTAAATTATGAGTCTCTTCCTCTTCGTTAAAAAGATTGATTTGTTCAATCTTTGTTTGTTCACTGGATACACCGAATTGTTTATGCTTTGAAAGGCGTATTTGTTCCATAAACCATTGGACTTGTTGTTCCAATTCAGCTATCCTTCGTTCCTTTTCTTCAATTATATTAAGTAATTTTTCTACTGAAATTTCTTGTCTATTCATAGGATAATATTACCATAAAAATTACATTAAATCCAGCTTTTTGATTCTTTTTTGAATTTCTTCTTACGAAATTTGACGCTCTAAAACTTCCTTTCTCCTGAGCTTTTTCTCTAATCTGGCACTATCAATAAGACAAGCTAATTCGTTTACATCAAGAAGCATTGTGGTTGAATCTTCTTCTGTTGGCCAGCGAAATCGCCCTCGTTCTAGCCTCTTAAAGTACAGCCAAAACCCATCTCCATCCCATTCAAGGATTTTTATCCTGTTTCTCCCTCTGTTACAGAACACAAACAGTACATTCATAAACGGATCAAGTGAGAAACTTTCTTGTACCAGTGTTATTAATCCGTTGATAGATTTCCTCATATCCGTATATCTTCCGCAAAGATACACTGGTTTTTCATTCCATCTTATCATAACGACATCAACACCTGGCAAACTTTTTTTAACAATTCTAAGTCTGTTTCCGTGTTTACAATGACATTACAGCCATTAATTTTAATTTCCAGTGTAGCTTTTGCAGGGGACACCGGTTTCGATGCAAGTTGCATCCATCCACTTGGTACTTCGGCTTTGGGTTCTTTTACTTCTTCAACTACTGTACACTTTGCTTCACTAACTTTTTTCTGCCAATAATAGTA
It includes:
- a CDS encoding SMI1/KNR4 family protein gives rise to the protein MDYKEKILRLIQDYGEEDDFTGGSNSADILKVEEMLGLKLPKSYKWFIENYGHGGINGVEVYGISKADIPSCVRHTNNYRQYGLPVDLVVIENCDEWLYCIDTGKMVDDECPIVRWDKNSKSTFLSFNNFYEYLYNRFNDNID
- the tnpA gene encoding IS200/IS605 family transposase, producing MANKEHSLARTKWMCKYHIVFTPKYRRKIIYNQYKQSIREIIKQLCKYKGVEIIEGHLMPDHIHMLVSIPPKMSVSSFMGYLKGKSALMIFDRHANLKYKFGNRHFWAEGYYVSTVGLNEATIKKYIQEQYKHDIMIDKLSVKEYEDPFKG
- a CDS encoding transposase; translated protein: MNRQEISVEKLLNIIEEKERRIAELEQQVQWFMEQIRLSKHKQFGVSSEQTKIEQINLFNEEEETHNLAITEQERIEVKVHYCKRTRITTDKLPEDLPVEVIEHKLPEKECICLECGSELHTMGKETRDELKIIPAKAVIVRHIRHVYSCRNCEETSDHTPIVKADIPEPVIKGSFASPETIAHIATQKFMMGSPLYRQEQEWKQNGIEISRQTMSNNQSLS
- the tnpB gene encoding IS66 family insertion sequence element accessory protein TnpB (TnpB, as the term is used for proteins encoded by IS66 family insertion elements, is considered an accessory protein, since TnpC, encoded by a neighboring gene, is a DDE family transposase.); translated protein: MIRWNEKPVYLCGRYTDMRKSINGLITLVQESFSLDPFMNVLFVFCNRGRNRIKILEWDGDGFWLYFKRLERGRFRWPTEEDSTTMLLDVNELACLIDSARLEKKLRRKEVLERQIS
- the tnpA gene encoding IS66 family insertion sequence element accessory protein TnpA, which translates into the protein MDMEKVTTEQQLSRWAQLIQNRLESGQSIKEFCRTNGVSKATYYYWQKKVSEAKCTVVEEVKEPKAEVPSGWMQLASKPVSPAKATLEIKINGCNVIVNTETDLELLKKVCQVLMSL